A window of Streptomyces armeniacus contains these coding sequences:
- a CDS encoding MbtH family protein, with the protein MSNPFDDEDGTFHVLVNHEGQHSLWPVFAEVPAGWTTVLADTDRASALAYIEQHWTDLRPASLINASN; encoded by the coding sequence ATGAGCAATCCGTTCGACGACGAGGACGGCACGTTCCACGTGCTGGTCAACCACGAGGGCCAGCACAGCCTGTGGCCGGTCTTCGCCGAGGTGCCGGCCGGCTGGACGACCGTCCTCGCGGACACCGACCGGGCCAGCGCGCTGGCGTACATCGAGCAGCACTGGACGGACCTGCGCCCGGCCAGCCTGATCAACGCGAGCAACTGA
- a CDS encoding acyl carrier protein has product MPVTIDEATEAKVREILVESLELEEELTRTGLFKEDYDADSLGAIEVLSALEKTFGVTIEQDELPNMVNFEAVLEVLSRAEAR; this is encoded by the coding sequence ATGCCTGTCACCATCGACGAAGCCACCGAGGCCAAGGTCCGCGAGATCCTCGTGGAGTCCCTGGAGCTGGAGGAGGAGCTGACCCGCACCGGCCTGTTCAAGGAGGACTACGACGCGGACTCGCTCGGTGCCATCGAAGTGCTCTCCGCGCTGGAGAAGACCTTCGGCGTCACCATCGAGCAGGACGAACTCCCGAACATGGTCAACTTCGAGGCCGTCCTGGAGGTCCTGTCCCGGGCCGAGGCCCGATGA
- a CDS encoding beta-ketoacyl-[acyl-carrier-protein] synthase family protein — protein MTAQRVVLTGIGVLSSIGNGVDEFTTALREGRCGAGPITLFDSTDFRQQVAHEVTDFEPERWVHNTPLDELGRASQFSIAAARMAMADAGLEPAQLRDRPGLVTVGTTDGEARELDQLVEAEVADGPERLNRNAVRRLPAHRLALSVVRELGLARAVPSVLGTACAAGNYAIGDGLDAVGSGEADYALVGGSDALARRTFAGFSRLGLVASDRCRPFDADREGLLTAEGAGVLLLEPLDSAVARGAHIYAEFLGYGLNCDAHHPTAPDQESVTRCMALALEDAGVKPADVDLVSAHGTGTRTNDVTESRAIRELFEDGPPPTVALKSMLGHSMGAASALGAAASAIALSRGFIPPTVNHRTTDPECGIDCVPNDAVEAPLRVVMNNGLAFGGNNASVVLGRYEEAS, from the coding sequence ATGACTGCCCAGCGTGTGGTGCTGACCGGCATCGGCGTCCTGAGCAGCATCGGCAACGGGGTCGACGAGTTCACCACGGCGCTCCGCGAGGGGCGCTGTGGTGCCGGTCCCATCACGCTGTTCGACTCGACCGACTTCCGGCAGCAAGTCGCCCACGAGGTCACCGACTTCGAGCCGGAGCGCTGGGTGCACAACACCCCGCTCGACGAGCTGGGCCGTGCCAGCCAGTTCTCCATCGCCGCCGCCCGGATGGCGATGGCCGACGCCGGCCTGGAGCCGGCTCAGCTGCGGGACCGTCCGGGCCTGGTCACCGTCGGCACCACCGACGGTGAGGCACGGGAGCTGGACCAGCTCGTCGAGGCCGAGGTGGCGGACGGGCCGGAGCGGCTGAACCGCAACGCCGTACGCCGGCTGCCCGCGCACCGGCTGGCGCTGTCCGTCGTACGCGAGCTGGGCCTGGCGCGCGCGGTGCCCTCCGTACTGGGCACCGCCTGCGCGGCGGGCAACTACGCGATCGGCGACGGGCTGGACGCGGTCGGCTCGGGTGAGGCCGACTACGCGCTGGTCGGCGGCTCCGACGCGCTGGCGCGGCGTACCTTCGCCGGGTTCTCCCGGCTCGGGCTGGTCGCGTCGGACCGCTGCCGGCCATTCGACGCCGACCGCGAGGGCCTGCTCACCGCGGAGGGTGCGGGCGTACTGCTGCTGGAGCCGCTGGACTCGGCGGTCGCCCGCGGCGCCCACATCTACGCGGAGTTCCTGGGTTACGGCCTGAACTGCGACGCGCACCACCCGACGGCGCCGGACCAGGAGAGCGTCACCCGTTGCATGGCGCTCGCCCTGGAGGACGCCGGGGTCAAGCCGGCGGACGTGGACCTGGTGTCCGCGCACGGCACCGGCACGCGTACGAACGACGTCACCGAGAGCCGCGCGATCCGCGAGCTGTTCGAGGACGGGCCGCCGCCGACCGTGGCACTGAAGTCCATGCTCGGGCACTCCATGGGCGCCGCCAGCGCGCTGGGTGCCGCGGCCTCCGCCATCGCACTGTCCCGGGGCTTCATCCCGCCCACCGTCAACCACCGTACGACCGACCCGGAATGCGGCATCGACTGTGTGCCCAACGACGCCGTCGAGGCGCCGCTGCGGGTGGTCATGAACAACGGCCTGGCCTTCGGGGGCAACAACGCCTCCGTCGTGCTGGGCCGGTACGAGGAGGCAAGCTGA
- a CDS encoding beta-ketoacyl synthase N-terminal-like domain-containing protein: MSTAPAAQRVRGPVITAWSAVSPYGIGHAAFTDGVREGRSTDSPVDAETWQSPDERACLVPDFDIRAVLGKASTRSMDRVTGLAVTAVRELFAEAEAAQNPVPAGAGTALVLGTTLGSAQSQHDFVRASFEEAKPYDVDPRRMPNTLMNCAAAATAIRFDLKGPNSTVAGGRMSGLLALGYARRLLAAGRTERALVGAVEEYSRSRAWIDRHSRGADDDRGDRPGALLGEGCAMLLLEPAAGESEGAGAAAQPDGAEGHARTALAELLAIDIRADVRDDPAATLRESIAHALGEAGVTPDQVWAATAGELPGPLGADERRLLTEVFGEPVTARGRGHELLGDTAAVSGIFQLTTLLVRAAEEAEAADRFAVITSVDEYGMIACAVLRLPAQNGGS; encoded by the coding sequence ATGAGCACCGCCCCAGCCGCTCAGCGGGTGCGGGGACCGGTCATCACCGCCTGGTCTGCCGTGTCCCCGTACGGCATCGGCCATGCCGCGTTCACCGACGGTGTCCGGGAGGGCAGGAGCACCGACTCGCCGGTGGACGCGGAGACCTGGCAGAGCCCGGACGAACGGGCCTGCCTGGTCCCGGACTTCGACATACGCGCCGTGCTGGGCAAGGCCAGCACCCGCAGCATGGACCGGGTGACCGGGCTGGCCGTCACCGCGGTCCGGGAGCTCTTCGCGGAGGCGGAGGCCGCGCAGAACCCGGTCCCGGCCGGCGCGGGCACCGCGCTGGTGCTGGGCACCACGCTCGGCAGCGCGCAGTCCCAGCACGACTTCGTGCGCGCCTCGTTCGAGGAGGCCAAGCCGTACGACGTCGACCCCCGCCGGATGCCGAACACCCTGATGAACTGCGCCGCGGCGGCCACCGCCATCCGGTTCGACCTCAAGGGGCCGAACTCCACGGTGGCCGGCGGCCGGATGTCCGGGCTGCTCGCGCTCGGCTACGCGCGCCGGCTGCTCGCCGCGGGACGCACCGAACGTGCCCTCGTGGGCGCGGTGGAGGAGTACTCCCGCAGCCGCGCCTGGATCGACCGGCACAGCAGGGGCGCGGACGACGACCGGGGCGACCGGCCGGGTGCCCTGCTCGGTGAGGGCTGCGCGATGCTGCTGCTGGAGCCGGCCGCCGGGGAGTCGGAGGGCGCCGGCGCCGCCGCGCAGCCGGACGGCGCCGAGGGCCACGCCCGTACGGCACTCGCCGAACTGCTCGCCATCGACATCCGCGCGGACGTGCGCGACGATCCGGCCGCCACCCTGCGGGAGAGCATCGCCCATGCGCTGGGTGAGGCCGGGGTGACGCCCGACCAGGTGTGGGCGGCGACGGCCGGGGAGCTTCCCGGGCCGCTCGGGGCGGACGAACGCCGGCTGCTGACCGAGGTCTTCGGCGAGCCGGTCACCGCGCGCGGGCGCGGACACGAACTGCTGGGGGACACCGCCGCCGTTTCCGGGATCTTCCAGCTCACCACGCTGCTCGTACGGGCGGCGGAGGAAGCGGAGGCTGCGGACCGGTTCGCGGTGATCACCTCCGTGGACGAGTACGGCATGATCGCCTGCGCCGTGCTGCGGCTGCCGGCACAGAACGGGGGGAGTTAA
- the fabG gene encoding 3-oxoacyl-[acyl-carrier-protein] reductase, with protein MSTPEKPAVALVSGGSRGIGRAAALRLARDGFRISFCYRSDEDSAEQLRKELADIGVDSLAERVDVSEAQAVRDWVTRTEREFGPIAVAVTSAGITRDKPLLMMSDEDWHQVVDTNLDGVAHVCRAVLFPMVKRKSGSIITLSSVSGVYGNPGQGNYSASKGGIIALTRALAKEAGRYGVRANAVAPGMIETAMTDALNDAQRERSIAAIPLGRFGSADEVAETVSFLASEKASYITGSVLQVDGGIVL; from the coding sequence GTGAGCACACCGGAGAAACCGGCCGTCGCACTCGTCAGCGGCGGCTCCCGGGGCATCGGGCGGGCCGCGGCGCTGCGTCTCGCCCGGGACGGATTCAGGATCAGCTTCTGCTACCGCTCCGACGAGGACTCGGCCGAACAGCTGCGCAAGGAGCTGGCCGACATCGGCGTGGACAGCCTCGCGGAACGCGTCGACGTCAGCGAGGCCCAGGCCGTACGCGACTGGGTCACCCGTACGGAACGGGAGTTCGGCCCCATCGCGGTGGCCGTGACCAGCGCGGGCATCACCCGCGACAAGCCGCTGCTGATGATGTCCGACGAGGACTGGCACCAGGTCGTCGACACGAACCTGGACGGCGTCGCCCACGTCTGCCGGGCCGTGCTGTTCCCGATGGTCAAGCGGAAGTCCGGCTCGATCATCACCCTCTCCTCGGTCTCCGGTGTCTACGGCAACCCGGGACAGGGCAACTACTCCGCCTCCAAGGGCGGCATCATCGCGCTCACCCGGGCCCTGGCCAAGGAGGCGGGACGGTACGGCGTCCGGGCGAACGCCGTCGCGCCCGGCATGATCGAGACCGCGATGACCGACGCGCTCAACGACGCCCAGCGCGAGCGCTCCATCGCCGCCATTCCGCTCGGCCGCTTCGGCAGCGCCGACGAAGTCGCCGAGACAGTGTCCTTCCTGGCCTCCGAGAAGGCCTCGTACATCACCGGATCCGTGCTGCAGGTGGACGGCGGCATCGTCCTGTGA
- a CDS encoding methyltransferase: protein MNTSATTASANHTPLVDTTLLPAGGDGEVQAAHRVYEHLVGIWAPGVVEAAQDLGAFAVLTEGPATAAQIAERLDTDLRATRVLLDGLHAYDILGRVRGDDGQPVYSLPPELHGVFAPGGLYSLAGKITHDRKVAWNAWRNLADNVRSGTQELNQISEEDYTSLVHGINFWAPPITQVLAKGLREHGWTSGAGRSMIDVGCGTGIYSQLLLNEFPELRARGLDVERIVPIAREQAERLGVADRFRPEICDFWNDDWGNDSSLALFVNIFHLQTAESAHELLLKTSKALAEDGVIAIADHIVDEDKDGSTQNKFSRLFAASMLATGGGDAFTVLDYDKWLADAGLRRIALLDAPMHRVLLAGHA from the coding sequence GTGAATACCTCAGCCACCACCGCATCCGCCAACCACACGCCGCTCGTGGACACGACGCTGTTGCCCGCGGGGGGCGACGGAGAAGTGCAGGCCGCACACCGGGTGTACGAGCACCTCGTGGGCATCTGGGCGCCCGGCGTCGTCGAAGCCGCCCAGGACCTGGGCGCGTTCGCCGTGCTCACCGAGGGTCCGGCCACCGCCGCGCAGATCGCCGAGCGGCTGGACACCGACCTGCGGGCCACGCGCGTACTGCTGGACGGCCTGCACGCGTACGACATCCTGGGCCGCGTCCGCGGTGACGACGGACAACCGGTCTACAGCCTCCCGCCGGAGCTGCACGGGGTGTTCGCACCGGGCGGCCTCTACAGCCTCGCGGGGAAGATCACGCACGACCGCAAGGTCGCCTGGAACGCTTGGCGCAACCTCGCCGACAACGTGCGCAGCGGCACCCAGGAGCTCAACCAGATATCCGAGGAGGACTACACCTCCCTCGTCCACGGCATCAACTTCTGGGCGCCGCCCATCACCCAGGTCCTCGCCAAGGGCCTGCGGGAGCACGGCTGGACCTCCGGTGCCGGCCGCAGCATGATCGACGTCGGCTGCGGCACGGGCATCTACAGCCAGCTGCTGCTGAACGAGTTCCCCGAACTCCGCGCGCGGGGCCTCGATGTGGAGCGGATCGTCCCCATCGCCCGGGAGCAGGCGGAGCGGCTGGGCGTCGCGGACCGCTTCCGTCCGGAGATCTGCGACTTCTGGAACGACGACTGGGGCAACGACAGCAGCCTCGCGCTGTTCGTCAACATCTTCCACCTGCAGACCGCGGAGTCGGCGCACGAGCTGCTGCTCAAGACCTCCAAGGCGCTGGCGGAGGACGGTGTCATCGCGATCGCCGACCACATCGTCGACGAGGACAAGGACGGCTCCACGCAGAACAAGTTCTCCCGGCTGTTCGCCGCGTCGATGCTCGCCACCGGCGGCGGTGACGCGTTCACCGTGCTGGACTACGACAAGTGGCTCGCGGACGCCGGCCTGCGCAGGATCGCTCTGCTGGACGCTCCCATGCACCGGGTGCTGCTGGCCGGCCACGCCTGA
- a CDS encoding 4'-phosphopantetheinyl transferase family protein: protein MRLVPPLAAGECQVWWADASASHGLLAAAGGENAGAAATAAVGLLDARERTHWQRLRNPAGRALYLTAHVLARLVLGAQLRLPPAELAFDAECARCGGPHGKPRLAERAGRAGRAGPESTAGWEFSLSHTPHRVAVAMARRTPLGVDVERVRDRAAATVARTLSEREYATLNARPAHCRAGDFARYWARKEAALKATGDGLAVRPDLLTVSGPDAPAALLGWSGPQAPHSTVHLVDLAPGTGYRACLGVLAEADATPRVTEHDAGALLRASLPA from the coding sequence ATGCGGTTGGTGCCACCGCTGGCCGCGGGCGAGTGCCAGGTCTGGTGGGCCGACGCGAGCGCGTCCCACGGCCTGCTCGCCGCCGCCGGCGGGGAGAACGCCGGTGCCGCCGCGACCGCGGCCGTCGGTCTGCTGGACGCGCGCGAGCGTACGCACTGGCAGCGGCTGCGCAATCCGGCCGGCCGTGCGCTGTATCTGACGGCGCACGTCCTGGCCCGGCTGGTGCTGGGCGCGCAACTGCGCCTGCCACCGGCCGAGTTGGCGTTCGACGCGGAGTGCGCACGCTGCGGTGGCCCGCACGGCAAGCCGCGGCTTGCGGAACGGGCGGGCCGTGCGGGCCGTGCGGGGCCGGAGAGCACCGCCGGCTGGGAGTTCTCGCTCTCCCACACGCCGCACCGGGTCGCGGTCGCGATGGCGCGCCGCACCCCGCTGGGGGTGGACGTGGAACGCGTCCGCGACCGGGCGGCGGCGACCGTCGCCAGGACGCTCAGCGAGCGCGAGTACGCCACCCTCAACGCCCGCCCGGCGCACTGCCGGGCGGGCGACTTCGCCCGTTACTGGGCCCGTAAAGAGGCCGCGCTGAAGGCCACCGGGGATGGTCTGGCCGTACGGCCCGACCTGCTCACCGTCAGCGGCCCGGACGCCCCGGCCGCGCTGCTGGGCTGGTCCGGCCCCCAGGCCCCGCACAGCACCGTGCACTTGGTCGATCTCGCTCCCGGCACCGGCTACCGGGCCTGCCTCGGCGTGCTCGCCGAGGCAGACGCCACGCCACGGGTGACGGAGCACGACGCCGGGGCGCTGCTGCGCGCGAGCCTGCCGGCCTGA
- a CDS encoding serine hydrolase domain-containing protein: MTARRVLAPMTLVLGFALVLLGGLTPASATPAHQASPHRVPNAPSGPDELGASLDRLLKKQLDEYDIPGAAVSVVSRDKQLMARGYGVPDADRKKQRVDPERTGFFMGSVTKVLTAIAVLQLVEDGKVDLRADVNKYLKTFQIKDKYPGKPVTPHHLLTHTAGFDFSIVGTASEDPEDAGDLGESLEDNQPERVREPGEAAAYDNYGVALAGYVVEQVTGKPFEEYVQQQIFDPLGMSRTTLDQPHPKQVEEALARGHRPSDGGQETAKGQYGAWTPTGAAAVSTATDMGRLMRALLSEGRLADKRVLGEKAAKVLEKRQYGNDKRLPGMAYMLEERRHDEHRYLVKDGDIPGFHTNMALFPDKNLGVYVSYNGDGDTGKAALAADEVAELAADHVYGGKAEGTSKSTLQEDIGQYEGSYRANRTSHSDFTRASALTGSIEVSAGDDGVLTTNGPLSADPDVTEQKWRQIERGLFQEVDGDTRIAFEDGRLTVSTDTTVAFTKVAWYESPKLHMQLLIGGLALISLTMICWPIIALVRRSRDPRPGPRAARLLAWANSLLLGGVATCFALLVADSNVMNQTVFLGDSPLLTAVPTLLAASGVATAAMLCCAVLAYHRRWWGWVSRLHYSLTGFAAVIVLMLAGNYALWG, translated from the coding sequence ATGACAGCCCGACGGGTCCTTGCCCCGATGACCCTGGTACTCGGTTTCGCCCTGGTGCTGCTGGGTGGACTCACCCCGGCCTCCGCGACGCCGGCACACCAGGCGTCGCCTCATCGGGTGCCGAACGCCCCCTCCGGGCCGGACGAGTTGGGCGCGAGTCTGGACAGACTGCTGAAGAAGCAGCTGGACGAGTACGACATCCCCGGCGCCGCCGTCTCCGTGGTGTCCCGTGACAAGCAGCTGATGGCGCGGGGTTACGGCGTGCCGGACGCGGACCGGAAGAAGCAGCGGGTGGATCCGGAGCGTACGGGCTTCTTCATGGGCTCGGTCACCAAGGTCCTCACCGCCATCGCCGTGCTCCAGCTCGTCGAGGACGGGAAGGTGGATCTGCGTGCCGACGTCAACAAGTATCTGAAGACCTTCCAGATCAAAGACAAATACCCGGGCAAACCGGTCACACCCCACCATCTGCTGACCCACACCGCCGGTTTCGACTTCAGCATCGTCGGCACGGCCAGCGAGGACCCGGAGGACGCCGGGGACCTGGGCGAGAGCCTGGAGGACAACCAGCCGGAACGGGTACGCGAGCCCGGTGAGGCCGCCGCCTACGACAACTACGGCGTGGCACTCGCCGGTTACGTGGTGGAGCAGGTCACCGGGAAGCCCTTCGAGGAGTACGTCCAGCAGCAGATCTTCGACCCGCTCGGCATGTCCCGTACGACCCTGGACCAGCCGCACCCGAAGCAGGTGGAGGAGGCGCTCGCGCGCGGGCACCGGCCGTCCGACGGCGGCCAGGAGACCGCGAAGGGGCAGTACGGCGCGTGGACCCCGACGGGAGCCGCCGCCGTCTCCACCGCCACCGACATGGGCCGGCTGATGCGCGCTCTGCTCAGCGAAGGCCGGCTGGCGGACAAGCGAGTGCTCGGCGAGAAGGCCGCGAAGGTCCTGGAGAAGCGGCAGTACGGCAACGACAAGCGGCTCCCCGGCATGGCGTACATGCTGGAGGAGCGCCGGCACGACGAGCACCGCTACCTGGTCAAGGACGGCGACATCCCGGGCTTCCACACCAACATGGCGCTGTTCCCGGACAAGAACCTCGGCGTGTACGTCAGTTACAACGGCGACGGCGACACCGGCAAGGCCGCCCTGGCCGCCGACGAGGTCGCGGAGCTGGCCGCCGACCACGTCTACGGCGGGAAGGCCGAGGGCACCTCGAAGTCGACCCTCCAGGAGGACATCGGCCAGTACGAGGGCAGTTACCGCGCCAACCGCACCAGCCACTCCGACTTCACCCGCGCCTCCGCGCTGACCGGCTCGATCGAGGTCTCGGCGGGCGACGACGGCGTGCTGACCACCAACGGCCCGCTCAGCGCCGACCCGGACGTCACCGAGCAGAAGTGGCGGCAGATCGAACGGGGCCTGTTCCAGGAGGTCGACGGCGACACCCGGATCGCCTTCGAGGACGGCCGGCTCACGGTGAGCACCGACACCACGGTCGCCTTCACCAAGGTCGCCTGGTACGAGTCGCCGAAGCTCCACATGCAGCTGCTCATCGGCGGGCTCGCCCTGATCTCGCTGACCATGATCTGCTGGCCGATCATCGCGCTGGTGCGCCGCTCCCGCGACCCGCGCCCCGGACCGCGCGCGGCCCGCCTGCTGGCCTGGGCCAACAGCCTGCTGCTGGGCGGCGTGGCGACCTGCTTCGCGCTGCTGGTGGCGGACTCCAACGTGATGAACCAGACGGTGTTCCTGGGCGACTCGCCCCTGCTGACCGCCGTACCGACGCTGCTCGCCGCCTCCGGCGTGGCCACCGCCGCGATGCTGTGCTGCGCCGTGCTGGCCTACCACCGCCGCTGGTGGGGCTGGGTCTCGCGACTGCACTACTCCCTGACGGGCTTCGCCGCGGTGATCGTCCTGATGCTCGCCGGGAACTACGCGCTGTGGGGCTGA
- a CDS encoding sensor histidine kinase, which produces MSIVSTDQQGGPGGSRKDDLRPSSAFRAMGRTLALLAFAPVEVLLFSILVAVISLLSVGLGVFLVPAVVIAVRGAMNIQRRCARDWSGVEIGDPYLPARDTEPGAKGWLQRTMGILSDPATWRDLLWMLVNPVVGVLILVLPLTFFAYGLFGLAMPFLWEPIVDAGGNDWYVLVNVNNSGTALTAAVLGTPFILIGYLMGPAMLRVHARFARSLLGPTEMARKVHHLTATRSDAVNSSAAELRRIERDLHDGAQARLVAMGMNLGVAERLLSKDPEAARTILADTRTASAKALNELRDLVRGIHPPVLADRGLADAVRALGMDSPLQVEVTADLLGRPEAPVESAMYFAISESLTNAAKHGACRNVKVDLWYSDGMLRAQVTDDGDGGADPMKGTGLRGLERRLATFDGALALTSPVGGPTTLTMELPCVLSSPKTSFS; this is translated from the coding sequence ATGAGCATCGTCAGCACCGACCAGCAGGGCGGCCCGGGGGGCAGCCGGAAAGACGATCTGCGGCCCTCGAGCGCCTTCCGGGCGATGGGGCGTACGCTCGCGCTCCTCGCGTTCGCCCCGGTCGAGGTGCTGCTCTTCAGCATCCTGGTGGCCGTCATCTCGCTGCTGAGCGTCGGCCTCGGCGTCTTCCTCGTGCCGGCCGTGGTGATCGCCGTACGCGGGGCGATGAACATCCAACGCCGCTGCGCCCGTGACTGGTCGGGCGTCGAGATCGGCGACCCGTACCTTCCCGCCCGTGACACCGAGCCCGGCGCGAAGGGCTGGCTGCAGCGCACCATGGGCATCCTGAGCGACCCGGCCACCTGGCGCGACCTGCTGTGGATGCTGGTGAACCCGGTGGTGGGCGTGCTGATCCTGGTGCTGCCGCTGACCTTCTTCGCCTACGGCCTCTTCGGCCTCGCGATGCCCTTCCTGTGGGAGCCGATCGTGGACGCGGGCGGCAACGACTGGTACGTGCTGGTGAACGTCAACAACAGCGGCACCGCGCTGACCGCCGCCGTCCTCGGCACCCCGTTCATCCTCATCGGGTACCTGATGGGCCCGGCCATGCTGCGGGTGCACGCACGGTTCGCGCGCAGCCTGCTCGGCCCCACCGAGATGGCCCGCAAGGTGCACCACCTCACCGCCACCCGCAGCGACGCCGTGAACTCCAGCGCCGCCGAGCTGCGCCGCATCGAGCGGGACCTGCACGACGGCGCGCAGGCCCGGCTGGTCGCGATGGGCATGAACCTGGGCGTCGCCGAGCGGCTGCTCAGCAAGGACCCGGAGGCCGCCCGTACGATCCTCGCCGACACCCGCACCGCCTCCGCGAAGGCGCTGAACGAGCTGCGCGACCTGGTACGGGGCATCCACCCGCCGGTGCTGGCGGACCGCGGCCTGGCCGACGCCGTACGCGCCCTCGGGATGGACAGCCCGCTCCAGGTCGAGGTGACCGCCGACCTGCTGGGCCGGCCGGAGGCGCCGGTGGAGTCCGCGATGTACTTCGCCATCTCCGAGTCGCTGACCAACGCGGCCAAGCACGGCGCCTGCCGGAACGTGAAGGTCGACCTCTGGTACTCCGACGGCATGCTGCGCGCCCAGGTGACGGACGACGGTGACGGCGGCGCGGACCCCATGAAGGGCACCGGGCTGCGCGGCCTGGAGCGGCGCCTTGCTACCTTCGATGGCGCGCTGGCTCTCACCAGCCCGGTCGGGGGCCCGACAACACTCACCATGGAGCTGCCTTGCGTGCTGTCCTCGCCGAAGACCAGTTTCTCCTGA
- a CDS encoding LuxR C-terminal-related transcriptional regulator, translated as MRAVLAEDQFLLRDGLIRMLQAYDFEIAAAVDNGPDLLRALVAERPDVAVVDVRLPPTFTDEGLQAALQARRELSGLPVLVLSQYVEQLYAKELLADGNGGIGYLLKDRVFDPDEFIDAVHRVARGGTAMDPEVISRLFSGGSTARERTISRLTARELEVLEVMAEGRSNAAIAERLVITERAVIKHTSNIFTKLDLPTSDDDNRRVRAVLTYLKDSEGAAE; from the coding sequence TTGCGTGCTGTCCTCGCCGAAGACCAGTTTCTCCTGAGAGACGGTCTCATCCGGATGCTCCAGGCGTACGACTTCGAGATCGCCGCAGCGGTGGACAACGGCCCGGACCTGCTCCGGGCCCTCGTCGCGGAGCGTCCCGACGTGGCGGTGGTGGACGTACGCCTTCCCCCGACGTTCACCGACGAGGGCCTCCAGGCGGCGCTGCAGGCCCGCCGGGAGCTCTCGGGGCTTCCGGTGCTGGTGCTGTCGCAGTACGTGGAGCAGCTGTACGCCAAGGAGCTGCTGGCCGACGGGAACGGCGGGATCGGCTACCTGCTCAAGGACCGGGTGTTCGACCCGGACGAGTTCATCGACGCGGTGCACCGCGTCGCGCGCGGCGGCACCGCGATGGACCCCGAGGTGATCTCGCGGCTGTTCAGCGGCGGCAGTACGGCGCGGGAGCGCACCATCAGCCGGCTGACCGCCCGGGAGCTGGAGGTGCTAGAGGTGATGGCCGAGGGCCGGTCCAACGCCGCGATCGCGGAACGGCTGGTGATCACCGAGCGCGCCGTCATCAAGCACACCTCGAACATCTTCACCAAGCTCGACCTCCCCACCTCGGACGACGACAACCGGCGGGTGCGCGCCGTGCTGACGTACCTCAAGGACTCCGAGGGCGCCGCCGAGTAG